One Oncorhynchus tshawytscha isolate Ot180627B unplaced genomic scaffold, Otsh_v2.0 Un_contig_3816_pilon_pilon, whole genome shotgun sequence genomic window carries:
- the LOC121843230 gene encoding somatostatin-like receptor F_48D10.1, with amino-acid sequence MEPLDRTGWTLLSGDPDTSTPNLGYHYSYPDSGPATPSFPSPSLFPSSSSNVSSQSVPFQGSSTLMTAVISLSVFVVGLIGNTLAIYVVLRYAKMKTVTNIYILNLAVAEVRV; translated from the coding sequence ATGGAGCCTCTGGACAGGACAGGCTGGACACTGCTCTCTGGTGACCCCGACACCTCCACTCCCAACCTGGGCTATCACTACTCCTACCCTGATTCTGGTCCTGCAACCCCGTCCTTCCCCTCCCCATCCTTGTTCCCCAGTTCCTCCTCCAACGTGTCCAGTCAGAGTGTCCCGTTCCAGGGCAGCAGTACCCTGATGACTGCGGTCATCTCCCTGAGTGTGTTCGTGGTCGGCCTGATCGGTAACACCCTGGCCATCTACGTGGTGCTACGCTACGCCAAGATGAAGACCGTCACCAACATCTATATTCTGAACCTGGCAGTCGCAGAGGTCAGAGTTTAG